A stretch of Xenopus laevis strain J_2021 chromosome 8S, Xenopus_laevis_v10.1, whole genome shotgun sequence DNA encodes these proteins:
- the rab25.S gene encoding uncharacterized protein LOC734934, translating to MASEEEEFNFVFKVVLIGESGVGKTNLLSRFTRNEFSHDSRTTIGVEFSTRTLTVDGHLVKSQIWDTAGLERYRAITSAYYRGAVGALLVYDITKHQSYENVDRWLKELYDHADASIVVMLVGNKCDLKDEAQEVPSEEAKAYAEQNGLLFIETSALDATNVEVAFETILRDIYTRVLKLKGGIQQPSTINLSKEASPTQSITQVTEQKRSCCQNV from the exons TGGTTCTGATTGGAGAGTCTGGGGTGGGAAAAACCAACCTCCTCTCCAGGTTTACGAGGAATGAGTTCAGCCACGACAGCCGCACCACCATTGGAGTAGAGTTCTCAACCCGCACGCTAACAGTAGATGGGCACCTGGTGAAATCACAGATCTGGGACACCGCCGGCTTGGAACGCTACAGAGCCATTACCTCCGC TTATTACAGGGGAGCAGTCGGGGCTCTCTTGGTCTATGATATCACCAAGCATCAGTCTTATGAAAATGTGGACCGGTGGCTGAAGGAGCTGTATGACCATGCAGATGCCAGCATTGTAGTCATGTTGGTTGGGAACAAGTGTGACCTTAAGGATGAAGCCCAGGAGGTGCCCTCAGAGGAGGCCAAAGCCTATGCAG AACAAAATGGATTGCTTTTTATAGAAACGTCCGCCTTAGACGCCACCAATGTGGAAGTGGCCTTTGAAACAATCCTCCGAG ACATCTACACAAGAGTTCTGAAGTTGAAGGGGGGAATTCAACAGCCAAGTACAATAAACCTGTCCAAAGAGGCTTCTCCAACCCAGTCCATCACCCAGGTTACCGAGCAGAAGAGATCTTGTTGCCAAAACGTCTAG